Part of the Antennarius striatus isolate MH-2024 chromosome 6, ASM4005453v1, whole genome shotgun sequence genome, tgtgtgtgtgtttaacacacatttataggttattttagttttaaaggATCCAGGAAGCCACAGTAAAGTTTCATCCGGCATTGAGAAGGGAGAAATGTGACATGCTGGAAAAAATAACAgtttttttgcattgatttcATGATGTTTAATCAAGTTTCAGGAATGAACATTTGCATGAATAGATGTGGGAGGCCTGTTACTGCATACAGCCGACAGGTTTAGATGTTTTGAAAGTGACAGCAATGAACAAAAGAGTGGAAAGGGTGGGTGTGTGGGGGTTCAGGTGCTAAAAGCTGGAAAAACCAGGTGGTTTGAATCATACTGAAGCTTTTTTAGACCTTATAGATATTAGAATGAAAACAGAACACCAGTCTGAGATTGCTTTTGCTATGCCCCACCTCAGTTTGACGTCTTTCCCGATTCTCCTTTAGTAACCTCCACGGCAGCATTCTCTTCCTCACCTGCATCAGCGGCCTGCGCTACATGGGCATCTGCCACCCTATGGCCGTATGGCACAAGCAAGGCGGTCGCAGGATGGCGTGGTGCATCTGTGGAGGGGTGTGGCTGGTCGTCATCGTCCTGTGCGCGCCCACGTTTCACTTCGCCACGACGGGAATCCAACGAAACCGCACCGTGTGCTACGATTTAAGCACGCCGAAGCGTTCGGTGGACTACTATCCTTACGGCATGGCGCTCACCTGCCTCGGATTCTTACTGCCTTTCATCGGCGTGGTGGTGTGCTACTGTCGGATGGCCCAGATCCTCTGCCGCCCGGTGTTGTACCCAGGCGTCTCCACGGCGACCAGGGAGAAACGGGACAAGGCGGTGAGAATGATCATCGTGGTGGTGGCGGTGTTCTGCATAAGCTTCCTGCCGTTTCACCTGACTAAGACCGTGTACCTGGTGGTCCGGACTCTGCCCGGCGCACCCTGTGAGACAAGGAACCTGTTCTCAATCATCTATAAGAGCACCAGGCCGTTCGCCAgcatgaacagcattctggacCCCATTCTGTTCTACTTCACTCGGCCACGCTACCGCCAGAACACCAAACGGTTCCTGCTCAAAGTCACCAGCCTCAAAGACAAGGGCAGCAGCGGATCATAAAGCAAAAGAGGATTCTTTCAGGGTTTTTGCTCCACCTGCGTGGATCCCGGGAGGCTGCAAAGTCGTAAAAGAAATAGATTAACAAGCTTTCTAACATGCATGTCCTCTGTGCTTGCACCTACCTCTCCGTAATGAGTGTCTAAAGCAATCTAGAGCAGCTAGCTCAAAAAGAAGCCTCTAAAATATCACGTAGAATGATTCATCCTGTTAGATTAAAAGTGAATAAAGACTGAGGTAAAACTAAAAGGCCAGCTTCTCAGAGTGGAAACCCAAACTTGTGCTACCTTTACTGGTCAATCACTGTGCATAACACATGCATACAAACTACAGTAACACAAGCGCTCACATTATCTGTGACATCTGTGATTATTTTAGTCTCTGCTCTGAACTGTGTAGTAAAAGAACTTATTGTCTTGATAGATGTTTCACTCATTTTTCGTGTCACATCTTGGATGGCATTATAATATGAAAGTACTGAATTAAATTCTTGAATGTATTGTTTAGACCTTTGATGTCAGTAACACATGAAGACTGTGTGCAGGTGATCTGGTGTTTCGAAGTGAACCATGCTTGTTGTTGCGTGTCTCCACCACTAGATGGGGCTGTAACCCCTTTCCCACTGCACTGCTGCTTCTGCTCCCTTCAGATTGATTCGATTGTTAACATGCTATCCAGTAAGCATGCGTCACGTGCTAAATGTAATCAATGTTTATTGATCATTTCTGCAGCTTCAAAGTTCTGGTTTAATGTTTCTATCCAGCACTTATTTTTCAGTTACACTCTGCATCTGTAAGACTTGGAGTGTAATGGAAATAAATGGGAGGCAGATACATCTGCAGAGCTCTTAGATATTTCACACaattgtatatttatatagTTGCACTGAAAATTGTGGAATTTATCTGATAAATTCActgcaaacaaaaatgaatcctGTTTGTAAAATGTGCCTGAGCTGTTCAGTTTCATGTGTAATGTGTTCCTGATGAATCATTTCTATTTTAACTCTTAATCTACAAAGGCTTTTCAGGCACTAAGATCCAACAGCCttcaattttttcttttactatttGATATCTAATTAAACTGgatattatctttttttaaagatttgctTTTAAGATTATTCGTTTACCAGTTATTCAATTACCAATCCAGTCATAGATTAACTTTACTGGACTGATTTGATTTGAGCATGTATTAACTAAACATACATTAGGCAAAAAGTATGAGTTTATTTGATTGACATTTCAAGTTGTTTCTTAGTGCATTtgtgtctgtaatccatcatcatTTAGCAATGAATTGATAcacttgtgttgtgttttaacaaataattatgatgtgtgattcatttttattttcacaattgCAAAACATGGTGTTTGGAGACAAGTCCATGTACTGtgccaacatgtgtgtgtttgtgtttgtgccacTCAGTATTATTTAAAAGAATTCTTACATTTGTAAAATACTGTGACACAATGTCGTATcggaaataaaaaattttttcgttATATTGATGTTGatcaaaaataacattttacttTAGTATCTTTTAGGTTTTCCTTGAGTTGCTTTTGAAAaacgtttttgtttgttgtcatggaaaaaaagaatcatACTGCCCGTCATGAATGCTCTATTTTGTTcagataaaaacagtttttaaatctAAACAGCATTAACTTTTACTTTGTGTGGTCAAAGCAAAGATGGAAGAATTTCATCTTGACAAAACCCCTCAAAAGCCGAACATGGTTATCATTGAttaaatgattcattcattcattcatcttcttgaagatgagatgatcgtaatcgtctcgtcttcagcagTTTATCTGAAGTATGGGTCGCtggttatgctggagcctatcccagctgggtaTGGTGAGATGCagggtgcaccccaaatgagacgccagctcatcacaaggCCAAGGCTATGCTTCTTTCTAATTAACTCCTTTTTATCTACATTACATACATTAGATATCCATAAAGTCAACGTTGGTGGTTGTTGATATCAACTTTTCTCAGTCAACTTTCCAAACTTCAGTAACACGACTCAAacggaaacaaaacaaattccaTTCTAAATTAACGAGCAATCTTTATATTGCCAAATTTGAATTTAAGCTTCCAAAAAGAAGAACAGTTGACGAATATGTATAAAACGTACTATCACATCCTTAAAAAACAACGGAACCACTTGAGACAGATGAGTTCCAGGCTCTCCAAGCCATCCACGACCCACCATCGATGACCTGACGTGTAAGAGGTCAGACTGAAGGGGGCGCTGCAGTCCTCTTTTAGGGAACGCTGAACAAAAGTCCTCCCTTGGAACAAAAGGACCTGTTAAGCAGACATCCACATGGGAAGCGTCACAGAGGGGTTATTGTGCACgagtgaaatgttttcttattgtttgttttcccCTCCCCGACACAAATAATTATAAAACCCTGTGGTGTGTCTCTGCTTCAGATCCAACTGCCAATAGAGCTCCGGTTCTCTGGCCTCCTTTGAGACTTCAATGACAGAAGAAATGATCAAATTTATGTAGAATCCAGTAAATTAGTTGTGTTTGGAGATATTTCTTTGTAGTGAGATCCCTAAGTTAATAATAGCAccgtttatttcatttttttctctctcttaaatgtgtaattttccttccttcctgtgcCACTGTCTTTATCGCAATGGAAGGGAATGTAATTACGAGTATCTTCTTCTGCTATCAAGAAAGAAAGCTTTTCCTCTCAATCCCCGAGGGGGGCTATGACAGcccctacacccccccccctagtCCCGCCCATCCCCTCTGCCCTATCTCAGGCattaacatgcaaaaaaaaaaaaaaaaagttacggAAAACCAAATCATGCCAAAATAAGGAATCAACAGTTTGGGAATGTACAGTGAGTGATGCGTCGGGCCCGTACGGGTGTGCAAACCTGGCTGTAGGTAGAGGTTTACAGacagtaagggggggggggggggtaacaatGGAAAAGTTTGTGTTGTGGAGAGTTCAGGAAAGTTTATTTGCAGAATTGTTGCGCTTTTTCCTCCTGGCGCGGATGTGatttcgaaaaaaaaaaacgacaacatGTAAGTTTTGATGACAGAAAAGTCGCCCTTTTTTTACGCAGTGGATCGTTTATTAGATATGTGTCAGTGCAGATTTAAGCACTGCCAATGTTTTTatactataaaaaaaaagtgattgttTCATGACTTTAATTAGAGGGTGAAAATGGACCACAACTCAAAAAGACTTTTTGGATATTCGTGGAGTcattatgtctgtgtgtgaaggCTGAGGGAGAAAGACGCGAACAATGgcagaaggagagaggaagaatgTGGCTGTGTACCGCAGCGTCTCTTTTAAAAAGTTAGGGTCCTGGGGCGCCAAGAGGAGAGAAGACCCACAACACAAATCAGAGGATTTGGAGGCGGCTGGCGTCGTCGCCCTTCCCCCGGAGCCCAGCAAGGCAGATCAACCCTCGGTGGCGACGCGTAATGTCAGCGTGTCAAGAAAAGTTTCCAAAATCTCTGctgccgccgccaccgccggcCTCCTAACCGCAGATTCAAAGAGAggctcctctgctcctctctctaTTTCTCCATCCATTCGCCAGCTGACGGAGAAGTTCAACAGCTGCAGCTCCACCGGGACGCACACGAGCACACCGGGAGATTGGGCAGCAGTGACGCGGGGGAACAGCACTCTTCCGCGGGCGAAGTGCGCGAGGAGAGACGGGTCTCTGTCTCGTCAATCTTTACACAAGGACAGCGGAGTCGGATATTTACAGGATagtgatactactactactactactactactactactactactactactactactactactactgcagAGCCTctcacagaaaacaaactgcaaaaGTTTCACTCTGGCGCCGACTCTGTGTCAGGCTCGGATTCGGAGAGGATAAATGAGAGGCGGATTTTCACACCATCAACCGAGAGCAGCAGCGACTCCGGTAAGAGGGATGATTCACAGATCAATAATGCATGTCCTCCAGACCTGAGAAAGACTTTGAcgccagaggaggaagaggatatTAACAGTAGAAGAGGGGTTTCTCCACCCTGTAAAGCTCACAGAAGTTATTTCACC contains:
- the LOC137596247 gene encoding P2Y purinoceptor 3, with amino-acid sequence MSHPLDLSTETSLDIFSTTDPYPADNVTVNITAIGVLGNLRCTYKEDFKRVLLPAVYSFVFLLGLPLNATVILKIWRTRPNLSKNNIYMLNLAIADFLYVMSLPLLIYNYGSHDYWPFGELACKLVRFQFYSNLHGSILFLTCISGLRYMGICHPMAVWHKQGGRRMAWCICGGVWLVVIVLCAPTFHFATTGIQRNRTVCYDLSTPKRSVDYYPYGMALTCLGFLLPFIGVVVCYCRMAQILCRPVLYPGVSTATREKRDKAVRMIIVVVAVFCISFLPFHLTKTVYLVVRTLPGAPCETRNLFSIIYKSTRPFASMNSILDPILFYFTRPRYRQNTKRFLLKVTSLKDKGSSGS